In the Desulfovibrio desulfuricans genome, one interval contains:
- a CDS encoding PLDc N-terminal domain-containing protein, whose protein sequence is MIFHWWHVLVVMFPMIPTLWSILHIWGHEFETPQQRALWLVLVVFLPCVGGIIYIFTGRKKVLGKVQN, encoded by the coding sequence ATGATTTTTCATTGGTGGCATGTGCTTGTGGTAATGTTCCCCATGATCCCGACACTGTGGAGCATTCTGCACATATGGGGACACGAGTTTGAAACCCCGCAACAGCGCGCCCTGTGGCTTGTGCTGGTAGTTTTTCTGCCATGTGTGGGGGGAATCATCTATATTTTCACCGGACGAAAAAAAGTTCTGGGAAAAGTGCAAAATTGA